One Plasmodium cynomolgi strain B DNA, chromosome 12, whole genome shotgun sequence genomic region harbors:
- a CDS encoding predicted nucleotidyltransferase (putative) gives MNKHVCIYGGSFDPITHAHEMVLAEVSSLDWIDEIWVVLCRCRNDKHLTEFQHRHNMFSLIMNNNSPKMLKNKIFLKDIECKETTTPTYDLLKMQKEKYPNYTFYFTIGSDLLNDIFFWDNGEELVAENNFIIVERGNYKIDENVLKKFPSYYLIKIENMSFINYLSSTDARKILSQKNNSEDLQKYIHPVIINYIKEHDLYDNNSIWVRQ, from the exons ATGAACAAACACGTCTGTATCTATGGAGGCTCCTTTGATCCAATTACTCATGCGCACGAAATGGTCCTCGCAGAAGTCAGCAGCCTAGACTGGATAGACGAAATATGGGTGGTGCTCTGCAGGTGTCGAAACGATAAGCACCTAACCGAATTCCAACATAGACATAATATGTTCTCCCTAATCATGAATAATAATTCACctaaaatgttaaaaaataaaatttttttaaaagatattgAGTGCAAAGAAACCACCACTCCAACTTATGATTTGCTCAAGatgcaaaaggagaaatatcCAAATTATACTTTTTACTTTACTATTGGATCTGATCTACtgaatgacatttttttttgggataATGGAGAAGAGCTAGTtgcagaaaataatttcataattGTGGAACGGGGGAATTATAAAATCGATGAAAATGTGCTGAAGAAATTCCCAAGTTACTATTTaatcaaaattgaaaatatgtcttttattaattatcTTTCTTCAACTGACGCCAGGAAAATATTATCCCAAAAGAACAACTCGGAAGATCTGCAGAAGTATATTCACCCCGtcattattaattatataaaggAACATGACTTATATGATAACAACTCGAT TTGGGTTAGGCAGTAA
- a CDS encoding hypothetical protein (putative) has translation MFCCSKNILDTVEKRRRGYGMYTEKKTNDEGNELISICENKVSIVNILRRGNEPTSTEKQGNRDTVKKIAAVGKSNVLKYYEENILKEKGFKGASLADIKKNEEAKRKKGDIRNSYYDKYKKDVIKDEHEVDEFTHLSTKHKLKALKEIQRQLKNCIKDQEFSIHDDILFLNIYRLTHKKMYSLLDRKKKKKNVRYYNCNEVLDMILNGKLHKNSLIKRKSELQYVYLKEKINEIHFLKNMELQYYLKIKKNTPSMKSKFEEKYTKENSLFLEFSESLLAEKVKSLKQFFVSPYCKNIVEIILIPRQKNWNTFYGHHKIFADLFVTKHISVYFYHIIEKKMEKHNLAQKTGPIQLRIKLKTNYPQAIKIIFRYIYDKNLNLHELDFKLLVTVYMECVHLKIPSIMDDVTEVISQKATFDNIIGVLGLASTFKQIANPLFNDFARVISDSGGYLFAKNYHYLLDSETYSHFLSSDNLILNEMRLFIESVKFIIKKNCDMREQNLIFQNIRFNLLSMEHLHEIHQYIKNCFEDIIHSKYDETNFICMRYRHSNLRIKEECPNNDHKEATNEANAQSKEGAEGDKSDDVKAKEEVAPVGRPPKLSFSEEIKHLNEFYKIVNKEAFEPPYINKKKKELLSVKEITICMNNIYNILFDHIFKKIGCQKEVKERCRIWKDNKNFMCVNDFTNEKYSFQLIKKKGSTDKYAFTHGDERLISECKLVYQIVHSKESNISIGVILKRKELNNLATPQNCKIPVTLLECSDQLVIYFDFFVNDFYVCNLDNDRSTLLNRTKLNIHAHENKLQNGDSIIYSVAVINQALKIDITILPKGISFSFSFPLLKPTIWGGQVIKKPFIHVTPFFALKDELDSISVPIVKF, from the exons atgttctgTTGTTCGAAAAACATATTAGACACGGTGGAGAAGAGAAGGAGGGGCTATGGAAtgtacacagaaaaaaaaacaaacgatgAAGGAAATGAATTAATATCaatatgtgaaaataaagtATCCATTGTTAACATTTTAAGAAGAGGAAATGAACCAACGTCTACGGAAAAGCAAGGAAATAGAGACACAGTTAAGAAGATAGCGGCGGTGGGTAAATCCAATGTGCTCAAATATTATGAAGAGAacattttgaaggaaaaaggttTCAAGGGGGCATCCCTTgcagatataaaaaaaaatgaagaagcgaaaagaaaaaaaggagatataCGGAACTcatattatgataaatataagaaGGATGTTATTAAGGACGAACATGAAGTGGATGAGTTTACTCATTTGAGCACGAAGCACAAATTGAAAGCTTTGAAGGAAATACAGAGGCAACtgaaaaattgcataaaggATCAGGAGTTTAGCATCCACGATgatattttgttcttaaaCATATACAGACTAACCCACAAGAAAATGTACTCCCTTCTGgacaggaagaagaagaagaagaatgtG CGCTACTATAACTGCAACGAAGTTCTGGACATGATACTGAATGGGAAGCTGCACAAAAACAGCCTAATTAAGCGAAAATCGGAGTTACAGTATGTGTacctaaaagaaaaaatcaacgaaattcattttttaaaaaatatggagcTACAGTATTATCtcaaaattaagaaaaacaCACCCTCCATGAAatcaaaatttgaagaaaagtACACAAAGGAAAACTCCCTATTTCTGGAATTCAGCGAATCATTATTAGCGGAAAAGGTAAAGTCATTAAAACAGTTCTTTGTTTCTCCCTActgcaaaaatattgtagaaataattttaataccTAGGCAAAAGAATTGGAACACATTTTATGGacatcataaaattttcgcCGATTTATTTGTGACAAAACATATttctgtatatttttatcacatcattgagaaaaaaatggaaaagcatAATTTGGCACAGAAAACAGGTCCTATACagttaagaataaaattgaagACAAACTACCCTCAAGcaataaaaatcattttcAGGTACATATAcgataaaaatttgaacctTCATGAATTagattttaaattattggtgACTGTTTATATGGAGTGTGTTCATTTGAAAATTCCGAGCATCATGGATGACGTGACTGAGGTGATTTCTCAGAAGGCCACCTTCGACAACATCATTGGGGTTCTGGGGCTGGCGTCTACCTTTAAGCAGATCGCGAATCCCCTATTTAACGACTTCGCGCGAGTCATTTCGGACTCGGGGGGGTACCTCTTTGCGA AAAATTACCACTACCTGCTGGACAGCGAAACGTACAGTCACTTCCTCAGCAGCGACAACCTCATCTTGAACGAAATGAGGCTCTTCATCGAATCCGTAAAATTCATAATAAAGAAGAACTGCGACATGAGAGAACAGAACTTAATTTTCCAAAACATCAGATTCAATCTCCTATCTATGGAACATCTGCATGAAATTCACCAGTACATAAAGAATTGCTTCGAAGACATTATACATAGCAAGTACGACGAGACGAATTTCATTTGCATGAGGTATCGACACTCCAATTTGAGGATAAAGGAAGAGTGTCCAAATAATGACCATAAGGAAGCTACCAATGAAGCAAATGCACAGAGTAAAGAAGGTGCTGAGGGGGATAAATCAGATGATGTAAAggcaaaagaagaagtggcACCTGTTGGAAGACCACCCAAGTTGTCATTCtcagaagaaataaaacacTTAAacgaattttacaaaatagtAAATAAAGAAGCATTTGAACCCCCGTACAttaataagaagaaaaaagaattattatcCGTTAAGGAAATAACCATTTGcatgaataatatttacaacatCCTTTTTGatcatattttcaaaaaaattggatgTCAAAAAGAGGTAAAGGAGAGATGCAGGATATGGAAGGATAATAAAAACTTCATGTGTGTAAACGATTTTACCAATGAGAAGTACTCCTTccaattaattaaaaaaaaaggaagtacgGATAAGTATGCTTTCACACATGGGGACGAAAGGTTGATAAGCGAATGTAAGTTGGTGTACCAAATTGTACATAGCAAAGAGAGTAATATTTCCATCGGAGTCatcttaaaaaggaaggaattaAACAATTTAGCTACTCCACAGAATTGTAAAATCCCAGTGACTTTACTCGAATGCAGTGACCAGCTGGTCATTTATTTTgacttttttgtaaatgattTTTACGTGTGCAATCTTGACAATGACAGATCTACATTACTGAACAGGACCAAGTTgaacatacatgcacatgaaaataaattgcaaaatggggacaGCATTATTTACAGCGTAGCCGTTATAAATCAAGCCCTCAAAATTGACATCACAATATTACCAAAGGGCATcagcttttccttctcctttccgCTGCTAAAACCgaccatttgggggggacaGGTGATAAAGAAGCCCTTCATCCACGTGACGCCCTTTTTCGCCCTCAAGGATGAGTTAGACTCTATTTCGGTGCCCATTGTAAAGTTTTAA
- a CDS encoding hypothetical protein (putative), which yields MSSGDVNKLISQDIQCEDTYKEDKIKIANRLVKNFSLLKELNLLSTIKDEHKGRKVTNSYKQDTITYDSENVIYANKYVLNFLQLKEQKRKKEKEEENRKIKFNTKFAQPNFLSENDITLINDTLYENYLALSTYTEKIRTCDEHNNFHIFNNEVMVKHIHVPTYDVVNCSAHSEKTLQMLTLLIKSYNDSLSLIKLQQSVINDFAFYTHNLLKNKQRLTRKNERLVKAHSVNVRAKGEPQKEGSSADVRPPLCSSGESGDTQPVVSSSQGNLPAMYKTQIDLYRRHINHLYHENDHLKEHLNNCK from the coding sequence atgagcagcgGTGATGTAAACAAACTGATTAGCCAAGACATCCAGTGTGAAGATACGTACAAGgaagacaaaataaaaattgccaacAGGCTGGTTAAAAATTTCTCCCTCCTGAAAGAACTAAATTTGTTAAGTACCATAAAGGATGAACACAAAGGAAGGAAAGTCACAAATAGCTACAAGCAGGACACAATAACGTATGACAGTGAAAATGTAATTtatgcaaacaaatacgtcctgaattttttgcaattaaaagagcaaaagaggaagaaagaaaaagaggaagaaaacagaaaaataaaattcaataCCAAATTTGCGCAGCCAAATTTTTTGAGTGAAAATGACATAACCCTTATTAATGACACATtgtatgaaaattatttggcCCTTTCTACatacacagaaaaaattaggaCGTGCGATGAGCACAATaatttccacatttttaacaacgAAGTGATGGTAAAGCATATCCACGTGCCAACATATGACGTGGTGAACTGTTCTGCCCATTCGGAAAAAACGTTGCAAATGCTAACTTTGTTAATTAAAAGCTACAATGACTCTTTAAGTTTAATTAAGCTGCAACAAAGTGTGATAAATGACTTCGCCTTTTACACACATAATTTGCTTAAGAACAAGCAGAGGCTCactagaaaaaatgaacgtttGGTTAAGGCCCACTCGGTTAATGTGCGCGCGAAAGGGGAGCCACAGAAGGAGGGGTCCTCGGCAGATGTAAGACCACCGCTCTGTAGCAGTGGAGAATCGGGGGACACACAGCCAGTGGTGTCCAGTAGCCAAGGAAACCTCCCAGCCATGTACAAAACGCAAATTGATTTATACAGAAGGCACATCAACCACCTGTATCACGAAAATGACCACTTGAAAGAGCACCTGAACAATTGCAAG